Genomic DNA from Telopea speciosissima isolate NSW1024214 ecotype Mountain lineage chromosome 2, Tspe_v1, whole genome shotgun sequence:
aaaaaaaaaatttcattgaaaAGATATACATAGATACTCTTCTATAAATCATTAATGCTCCCAGGATCAATGCACAACTTTTCCTTGAATCAACGAATAAATTTCTTGATTCATGTAGAAGTACTtccattttttcaaaataaaattctactGGGTTCATGAGGACCGTGTTGGAGACAACCACAAACCAAAGTGAATAAAACAATTAGACCAAGGTCTTTACATCTTGTGGAATTATCATCCTAAAATAGGTGAGCAACCTTGTCCAGGGATATGGCTTCCTTGAATCAACGAATAAATTTCTTGATTCATGTAGATGTACTtccattttttcaaaataaaattctactGGGTTCATGAGGACCGTGTTGGAGACAACCACAAACCATAGTGAATAAAACAATTAGACCAAGGTCTTTACATCTTGTGGAATTATCATCCTAAAATAGGTGAGCAACCTTATCCAGGGATATGGCTTccttcccaccccccccccccgctctTTTGTTAATAGATAAGGCTAATTTTACGTGTTTCAGAAATGTTGGGTCTCATTAAGTGTCAACTTTGAAGCAATTAGTCTTCTGTCTCTTGTAGGACTCTCTACATCCCCAATACATTGTGGAAATCAATGCTGAGGCATACCTCCTAATTGAATCTTATGACATTATGGGAAGCCATCTAATTATGATCTCACTTCAGTTACCATTTTTTGATCTGTGTACCGAAATTCAACATTCCTCAGTTATTGCCTGAATGTTTTGGTATTAACGGGGccaaaatcaaaatattttagtGATTCTGGTCATAACTGTCTGAAGTCATAAATTACAGCAATTTCTTGTAAATTGCAGAGACTCCTATAAGTTTGATTGGAATATTTGCTGTGGACATGGTCTGCcagtttttctttatttagttgAAGTTGCCCGATCTTCATAAATAATACCAATAGCTGTGACTGTGGGGAGTGGAAAAGACATTCCTACTACCATGTGCAACTGCTTTGAGATACTTAAATTTAGAGTTGAATTGTGAATGAAGGAGAGGTGTTTGCTTTGGTTATGAACTAATTCTTGTTTTCTCTCTACAATTGTTCCCAGTTTCATATATGGCTCATAAACTACCAATTCTGAGTCTAATATAATAgatttttaaatttcattttgcAGATCAGTTTTCAAGAATTCAAGAACAAGCTTCTAGAACGTGGTCTCGTGGATCACATTGTTGTTTCCAATAAGTCAGTTGCAAAAGTGTATGTTAGGAGCTCCCCACATATTTCCAATCAAACCAATGATGATGTTATCCAAGGACCTATGGTTGGTACCCCCAGTAGAGGCAATGTAAGTCAATACAAATATTATTTCAATATTGGAAGTGTTGAATCCTTTgaggagaagttggaggaagccCAGGAAGCATTGGGAATAGATCCTCATGATTTCGTTCCTGTAACTTATGTCTCTGAAATGGTTTGGTATCAAGAGTTGATGAGATTTGCACCAACAGTTTTGCTTTTAGGAACTCTATTGTACATGGGACGAAGAATGCAGGGTGGATTTGGCATTGGGGGCAGTGGTGGAAAAGGTGGCCGTGGAATATTTAATATTGGAAAAGTTCAAGTCACTAAACTGGATAAAAACTCCAAGAATAAGGTGAGCGATGCTTTCAGTTTCCTTAGTTTTGGATTATCTCTGTCTAAATGATCTGGCCAAGAATGATTCTTTGCAACTTATTGATGTTTTACTTTTATTATAAAGTCAATACTTGTTTCCATTTGCTATAATATATGTAAACACTTCTTGAGCGAGTTCCTGTTCTCCTCAGTCCTTACTGCTAGAGATAAGAATTGGGTCAGAAGAAGTTATTTCCTTCAGACTTCATCCATGTAACATAATTTATTAGTACCTTTTCTATTTGACCtttactaattaattaatatttttggtgatttttagGTATATTTCAAGGATGTTGCTGGTTGTGATGAAGCGAAGCAAGAAATTATGGAGTTTGTGCACTTTCTCAAAAACCCAAAGAAATATGAGGAGCTAGGAGCAAAAATTCCAAAAGGTGCCCTTCTTGTAGGCCCTCCTGGCACAGGAAAGACGCTTCTTGCAAAGGCAACTGCTGGTGAATCCGGTGTCCCGTTCCTGTCTATATCAGGTTCAGATTTTATGGAGATGTTTGTTGGAGTTGGACCATCTAGGGTTAGGAGCTTGTTTGCAGAAGCCAGGGAATGTGCTCCCAGTATAATTTTTATCGATGAAATTGATGCAATTGGTCGAGCAAGGGGTAGAGGAGGCTTAACAGGTGCCAATGATGAGCGTGAAAGTACACTTAATCAATTGCTTGTGGAAATGGATGGATTTGGAACCACTTCTGGAGTTGTTGTTCTGGCTGGAACTAATAGACCCGACATTCTAGACAAAGCACTCTTGAGGCCTGGTCGTTTTGATCGTCAAATAACTATTGATAAACCTGACATCAAAGGCCGTGATCAGATATTCCAGATCTATCTGACAAAGCTCAAACTTGATCATGAACCGTCATATTACTCTCAGAGACTTGCAGCCCTCACTCCTGGATTTGCTGGAGCTGACATTGCCAATGTTTGTAATGAAGCTGCTTTAATTGCTGCAAGAAGTGAGGGAACACTGATCAGAATGGAGCATTTTGAGGCAGCTATAGATAGGATAATAGGTGgtttagagaaaaaaaacagGGTGAGATTTCTGCTTTATGCATATGCTTTTGGTTCTTTTCTTGCTGCATGATATAATACTTTGATTGTTTCTCTATTCTTAGGTTAAGAGTTCATCTCATGCTGCTTTTATCGTAATAAGCATGCATAAAAGCTTAGTTGTCATGGTCCCTGGGTGACTATGGGAATGGCCAGCTGCCATGGTGTGCTTAGGCAATGCTTAGATGGGGCCAAGCCACCAAAGTGAGGGGCCATATTTTATATATCCCAGATCCTTATTTTATTGGTTAGATGGGACCTTCTTTGAAGGTATTAAAGCTTTTTATGGAATTATTGATTCAATTATAATGCCTGGGTTCTGTTAGTTATGGCTGTGTTGATTAGAAGAAGCTCAGGATTTCTGAACATTTCTTTAGTATGTTGTAAGTTTAGTTCCAGGGATATGGAATTCTTATCTCAGGTTTATGAATTACTATTCGAATCTGTGGACTACAGTTGATTAAATTCATACTGGTCTGTTGCAAAGTGGGTAATAGGCTATGAAGGACACACATGCTTTACATGGAACGTGCatattcttttttggtttttaaatgAAGTGGATAATGGAGTGACATAGGATAAAATAGTCCCAAACCCTTTTTAGTGGATTTCTGGATGTCTGTGATACTTGTAGTAAAAGGATAACCAGTAAGCTCAAGAATTAATGGTCAAATTATTTTTATCAATGACAAGAAACCTGTTACATGGAGGAGAGAAGACGTATGCTAATTATACAAGGCCATGTAACAACTAACAACCATTTGTTAGCTGgcttttttttgtggggggggggggtgttaggGTGGTTAATGATTCATGTAACAACCATTTGTTACATGAGCCATTGCTAGTTGCAGTCCATTGggctgaaattgacctttgggtACTTATATTATAGGTTGGGGTTTCATTGTAATAAGCCTAACTTATAAGCCTATAAAGTGGGAATAAAGTTACTACACGGGATTAGTATCTAAGtatttgagttagattagaataCTTAATAACTAGATAGAGTTCTGTTaatctgttttgagtttatttattttattgagtgtgtgagtgtgaggAGTCGTCTTTTTATGAGttgaattaggaattttaggtctttatatatgtaatacacctCCATCAAtaagagatgatttgagtaaagaatatgttttattcttttagtagttttggtgttgttgagcaATGCATATGCGATTGGTATTCTTGATTCCTTCTCgtctcttttcttcctcccaagcagatcgatctcatctcttttccctccccttctattgatctgatttcttcccttaacaacaCAGTTtcttcctttatctcagatctgGTTGCAGATTTGATCATTGTGCCTACTTGCATTTGAAATCCATAATCTTGATTTTTCAGTTTGCACCAATTGGTATAAGAGCAGAACCCGGCCATTGATACCTATGTTTtcacaaccatagttgtcaaggtgtcgcctaacTAGGTGGGTGCCTTGACTGCCTTGGTTGCCTTGACTTTTGATCCTCTCCAACGACTatatgggtaaattacacgtcaccccttggttttcaaacgaaactcaaatcaccccctgggttttgaaaacactcatccgtccccctctaAAGTAACGGTGTTaactaaaatcaaaccaaaaagtgaaatgGCATATTTAACCTCAgccaaaataagataaacaatgacAATTGAGGTGCCCAACGTTTGTAGAAAATGCACTTTAGATACCCAAAGttttaaattatatttaggataccaattttgatattttcaatGATATCccaaatcaccaccaccactacaacCACCACTGccgcagccaccaccaccaccgccaccaccgacACCCACCATTACCACCGGTTCATCCGACCACCCTTGAACCCAGATTCCCAGAAGGCAAAAACTCCTGGAATATTCTAAGGAAAACGATCTCTCTTCTTGAACAGATGGCTTCTTCTTTATCCAAAGATCGCACTTTCACGGCTGCACTTGCAGCGGCCATCTCTGAAAGAATTAAACAGCAATCCGTAGCAGTAAAATGATTGATTGTTTCTgtagaggaaaactttcttgtattttgtttttgacCCTTTCTCTCTGAACTAGCCTCATCGATTCTgtgaaccaaaaataaaatttgtatgTTTTGGCATAACAAATCAAGAGAGAATTGATGATTTGAGGGCTGCCACACGCAGAAGACTAAATCCCCCTTGAATCTAAGAAGTCACCATCTGATATTATGGAAACCAGTCCCCAACTATGACATGCACTCTGAAGAAAGTATAAGCTATTGATGATTTGTTATGCCGAAACATACAAATTGATTCAAGGGAAAGAAACAGATTATACTCAAATAGATAACCTGGCATGCCCAAGAGGGGAGAATAAGAAAGAACCAGTAGTGGAGAATGAAAGGAGggaaacaaagaaaacccaaatagagaaaagaatcaaagaaataaCCTATAACCATTCTAGGGTTTCCACTTATGCAGCAGCTTGCAATTCTTCAACTCTCTTCTTATGTTGTTACATCACTTATATAAAGAGACTTAAAAATTTCCCTAAACCTCATCTGTTTCATCTTTATGAAAGATCAAAGCATCAGAAACTTGGTGGGGAGGTTCTCGTATCTCAAACCCTTGACAAACAAACACTTAGCTGCCCATCTcgcctaattttttttttccattacccATTTAAGGATTTGGGGGTTCTAATCGTAGCAAAAATGGGGTTATCAAAACCGCAATCAACACCCCAAACGGAATACACAATGGTGTGAAACCTATGGGCTTCTAAAGGTGAAGAAATGGTCAGCCTTGCAACAGTATCCCTGTTCAAAACGTAAATGAACTTCTGCTTCTCAAAAGCAGCAATCATTACCGCACGGCCGTTGGGATCAACAGTTAGGTACTTCCCCGAAACAATGCAACGACaacccgagagagagagagagagagagagagagagagagagagaggggtgttgtaggtgggggtgggggaagatGGTGGTGTGACGGTGGCGGCGGCGGCGACGGTGGGGAGATGaagatgagaggaagaagacctaaattgtgttttggggtttttagatttcaagggcaaaatagtaactATACACtgttcaagggtagtttagggatttaaatttatttaactggctgacatcatcacttaatagcataaaactagcggtagggactaatttgtcatattggggtctaatacagggggtgatttgagtattttcaaaaactagggggtgatttgagtttcgtttgaaaaccagggggtgacgtgtaatttaccccaaCTATATTCACAACTAGAATTTGTTTGCTCAACAGAAAAGCTGCTATTTTATTCTTTGATGAAGGGCAAA
This window encodes:
- the LOC122651304 gene encoding ATP-dependent zinc metalloprotease FTSH 10, mitochondrial-like, which translates into the protein MIVSRIGRSLSRSGRSSFRQSGFLGGYAGRTGLLDEALLQSSHGTAPLGADDVRLGLLRGYLTNVGAHKAFVSRTHLSDLNSIMASPRLHRFFSCEPSKKQNYENYVPKDKKEIPKGNNKKTESKEDSSTDDHGNFQENFMKQLQNYLTPLIFLALFLSSFSFGPRDQKQISFQEFKNKLLERGLVDHIVVSNKSVAKVYVRSSPHISNQTNDDVIQGPMVGTPSRGNVSQYKYYFNIGSVESFEEKLEEAQEALGIDPHDFVPVTYVSEMVWYQELMRFAPTVLLLGTLLYMGRRMQGGFGIGGSGGKGGRGIFNIGKVQVTKLDKNSKNKVYFKDVAGCDEAKQEIMEFVHFLKNPKKYEELGAKIPKGALLVGPPGTGKTLLAKATAGESGVPFLSISGSDFMEMFVGVGPSRVRSLFAEARECAPSIIFIDEIDAIGRARGRGGLTGANDERESTLNQLLVEMDGFGTTSGVVVLAGTNRPDILDKALLRPGRFDRQITIDKPDIKGRDQIFQIYLTKLKLDHEPSYYSQRLAALTPGFAGADIANVCNEAALIAARSEGTLIRMEHFEAAIDRIIGGLEKKNRVISKLERRTVAYHESGHAVAGWFLEHAEPLLKVTIVPRGTAALGFAQYVPNENLLMTKEQLFDMTCMTLGGRASEQVLLGKISTGAQNDLEKVTKMTYAQVAVYGFSDKVGLLSFPQRDDSFEMTKPYSSKTGAIIDNEVRELVAKAYERTVQLIEEHKEQVAQIAELLLEKEVLHQEDLVRVLGERPFKSPEPSNYDRFKQGFQDEDEKSTETTEAGTVEDDGSPSLGPVVVPT